One Kitasatospora sp. MAP12-44 DNA segment encodes these proteins:
- a CDS encoding S8 family serine peptidase, whose translation MKDQLTSTPADAGHLGARKQAAKSAQAPLLAQVKANGGTDIKSFVVGNAFSATVSPALRAALAANPAVASVVADQTVTVTPPTAATTTADGKAAAAKAAPAAPAAKADVAPSAENATNTVCPTDPSKPLLEPEALYSTHVASTAGAPGADQIADGTGVKVAYIADGLDVNNPDFKRADGTSAIVDHQDFSGDGWDAPSGAAEAFGDASAMIAQGRQVYDVSKFVNASHPLPAGCNIRVQGIAPGASLVALKAGGDLFPNSAILQSIDYAVSVAHVDVLNESFGSNIVPDSGAHDTISLFNDMAVKAGVTVTVSSGDAGVNGTIGTPSTDPLVISAGASTDNENYQQTGYGAAQFSNGTWANNRISALSSGGITQAGKTVDLVAPGESDWALCSPDTTKYTECTNYNGGPASIQPFGGTSQAAPMTAGAAAVVIEAYRNGHHGASPTPAVVKALLTGTAQDLGLPAQEQGAGLLNVRAAAEAASGYQAGTNANLSSTVAVTSGQVDITGQPGSTHTANVTVVNTGSKQATVSGATRTFVPQSDATQTVALNSSTDPQFSYATNGAPWVSHKVTFNVPAGADRLAASIAWPGAAQQNGANTVTPVVRLTLLDPSGRYETNTRPQGGAVSPNFGLVDVPSPAAGTWTGILYTPAGTAGFTGNVQLDTATQRAVPAGNVSPQVTTLNPGQSKTLKVQLTTPATGGDAAQSITVSSSNGYTTSVPVILRSLVPVSNNSGTFSGTITGGNGRASSPAQSFTYAFDVPKGKKDIQVGLTLGQDPNLLLQGTLVTPNGTPADIESNGVINAQGTVTSTGLGVSTTTVNPAAGRWRFVVVVLNPVSGSELSQTYTGKIGFDQDAATAAGLPNSAGTKLKAGQPVSVNVQYTNNTGATQQLGAEGRLNNLVDLPLVPQGVSGTVALPLTPTSAVPSFMVPPGTTKLTGVAASSTTAQLELSGTAGSPDLFGDLKKAQDGSTISVVTDNGSASQPIINGLWGTYVQQIGPFSDAGAPAGTSTITATAHTLAFDPALTSNAGDPFAVAVNATAAQPTPVVVAPGATGSLQVTITPTGAKGSTVHGVLYVVSGPAGVATSNSFLGTTGSVLAQIPYSYTVN comes from the coding sequence ATGAAGGACCAGCTCACCAGCACCCCGGCCGACGCCGGCCACCTCGGTGCGCGCAAGCAGGCCGCCAAGTCCGCGCAGGCCCCCCTGCTCGCACAGGTGAAGGCCAACGGCGGCACCGACATCAAGAGCTTCGTGGTCGGGAACGCGTTCTCCGCCACGGTCAGCCCGGCGCTGCGCGCCGCGCTGGCGGCCAACCCCGCGGTCGCCTCCGTGGTCGCGGACCAGACGGTCACCGTCACCCCGCCGACCGCCGCCACCACGACCGCTGACGGCAAGGCGGCCGCCGCCAAGGCCGCGCCCGCCGCGCCCGCCGCCAAGGCGGACGTCGCGCCGAGCGCCGAGAACGCGACGAACACGGTCTGCCCGACCGACCCGTCGAAGCCGCTGCTGGAGCCGGAGGCGCTGTACTCCACCCACGTGGCGAGCACCGCCGGCGCCCCCGGCGCCGACCAGATCGCCGACGGCACGGGCGTCAAGGTCGCCTACATCGCCGACGGACTGGACGTCAACAACCCGGACTTCAAGCGGGCCGACGGCACCAGCGCCATCGTCGACCACCAGGACTTCTCGGGCGACGGCTGGGACGCACCCAGCGGCGCGGCCGAGGCCTTCGGTGACGCCTCCGCGATGATCGCGCAGGGCCGGCAGGTGTACGACGTCTCGAAGTTCGTCAACGCCAGCCACCCGCTCCCGGCGGGCTGCAACATCCGCGTCCAGGGCATCGCGCCCGGCGCCTCGCTGGTGGCCCTCAAGGCCGGCGGCGACCTGTTCCCGAACTCGGCGATCCTGCAGTCCATCGACTACGCCGTCTCGGTGGCCCATGTCGACGTGCTCAACGAGTCGTTCGGCAGCAACATCGTTCCGGACAGCGGCGCGCACGACACCATCTCGCTCTTCAACGACATGGCGGTCAAGGCCGGCGTCACGGTGACGGTCTCCAGCGGTGACGCCGGTGTCAACGGCACCATCGGCACCCCGTCGACCGACCCGCTGGTGATCTCCGCCGGTGCGTCGACCGACAACGAGAACTACCAGCAGACCGGTTACGGCGCCGCGCAGTTCTCCAACGGCACCTGGGCCAACAACCGGATCTCCGCGCTCTCCTCCGGCGGCATCACGCAGGCCGGCAAGACCGTGGACCTGGTCGCGCCGGGTGAGTCGGACTGGGCGCTCTGCTCGCCCGACACCACCAAGTACACCGAGTGCACCAACTACAACGGTGGCCCGGCCTCGATCCAGCCCTTCGGCGGGACCAGCCAGGCCGCCCCGATGACCGCCGGCGCTGCCGCCGTCGTCATCGAGGCCTACCGCAACGGCCACCACGGCGCCTCGCCGACCCCCGCGGTCGTCAAGGCCCTGCTCACCGGCACCGCCCAGGACCTCGGCCTGCCGGCCCAGGAGCAGGGCGCGGGTCTGCTGAACGTCCGGGCCGCGGCCGAGGCCGCCTCCGGCTACCAGGCGGGCACCAACGCCAACCTGAGCTCGACCGTCGCCGTCACCTCCGGCCAGGTCGACATCACCGGCCAGCCCGGCTCGACCCACACCGCGAACGTCACGGTGGTGAACACCGGCAGCAAGCAGGCGACCGTCAGCGGCGCGACCCGCACGTTCGTCCCGCAGTCGGACGCGACGCAGACGGTGGCGCTCAACTCGTCCACCGACCCGCAGTTCAGCTACGCCACCAACGGCGCCCCCTGGGTCTCGCACAAGGTGACGTTCAACGTCCCGGCCGGCGCCGACCGACTGGCCGCGTCAATAGCGTGGCCCGGTGCGGCGCAGCAGAACGGCGCCAACACGGTCACCCCGGTGGTCCGCCTGACGCTGCTCGACCCGTCCGGCCGCTACGAGACCAACACCCGTCCGCAGGGCGGCGCCGTGTCGCCGAACTTCGGCCTGGTCGACGTCCCGAGCCCGGCCGCGGGCACCTGGACCGGGATCCTCTACACCCCGGCCGGCACCGCGGGCTTCACCGGCAACGTCCAGCTGGACACCGCCACCCAGCGCGCGGTCCCCGCGGGCAACGTCAGCCCGCAGGTCACCACGCTGAACCCGGGCCAGAGCAAGACCCTCAAGGTCCAGCTCACCACCCCGGCCACCGGCGGTGACGCCGCCCAGTCGATCACCGTGTCGAGCTCGAACGGCTACACCACCAGCGTCCCGGTCATCCTGCGCAGCCTGGTTCCCGTCTCCAACAACTCGGGCACCTTCAGCGGCACGATCACCGGTGGCAACGGCCGCGCCTCGTCGCCCGCGCAGAGCTTCACCTACGCGTTCGACGTGCCGAAGGGCAAGAAGGACATCCAGGTCGGCCTGACCCTCGGCCAGGACCCGAACCTGCTCCTGCAGGGCACCCTGGTCACGCCCAACGGCACCCCGGCCGACATCGAGAGCAACGGCGTGATCAACGCCCAGGGCACCGTCACCAGCACGGGCCTGGGCGTCTCGACCACCACGGTCAACCCGGCCGCCGGCCGCTGGCGCTTCGTCGTGGTCGTGCTCAACCCGGTCAGCGGCTCCGAGCTCAGCCAGACCTACACCGGCAAGATCGGCTTCGACCAGGACGCGGCCACCGCGGCCGGCCTGCCGAACAGCGCCGGCACCAAGCTGAAGGCCGGTCAGCCGGTCTCGGTCAACGTGCAGTACACCAACAACACCGGTGCCACCCAGCAGCTGGGCGCGGAGGGCCGACTGAACAACCTGGTCGACCTCCCGCTCGTCCCGCAGGGTGTCTCGGGCACGGTGGCCCTGCCGCTGACCCCGACCTCCGCCGTCCCCAGCTTCATGGTCCCCCCGGGCACCACCAAGCTGACCGGCGTGGCCGCCTCGTCCACCACCGCCCAGCTGGAGCTCTCCGGAACGGCCGGCTCGCCGGACCTCTTCGGTGACCTCAAGAAGGCCCAGGACGGCTCGACCATCTCGGTCGTCACGGACAACGGCAGCGCCTCCCAGCCGATCATCAACGGCCTCTGGGGCACCTACGTCCAGCAGATCGGCCCGTTCTCCGACGCCGGAGCCCCGGCCGGTACGTCGACGATCACCGCGACCGCCCACACCCTGGCGTTCGACCCGGCGCTCACCTCCAACGCCGGCGACCCGTTCGCCGTCGCGGTGAACGCCACCGCCGCGCAGCCGACCCCGGTGGTCGTCGCGCCCGGCGCGACCGGCAGCCTGCAGGTCACCATCACGCCGACCGGCGCCAAGGGCAGCACCGTTCACGGTGTGCTGTACGTGGTCTCCGGCCCGGCCGGGGTGGCGACCTCGAACAGCTTCCTCGGGACCACGGGCTCGGTTCTCGCCCAGATCCCGTACAGCTACACGGTCAACTAG
- a CDS encoding deoxyribonuclease IV, with amino-acid sequence MSPTARNPIGAHVPVAGRGLVGTGLAYAEQIGGEAVQVFVANPRGWATPAGNPAQDEAFRAACAERSIPSYVHAPYLINFGSDSPATRERSTASLRHSLLRAHAIGALGVVVHTGSAVGSAPDGGSRYAEAMAQVRADVRPLLDELDALGADAPWLLLEPTAGQGRSLCSRMEDLAAYAEALDRHPRVGVCLDTCHAFAAGHDLAAPGGVAAALDALEASMGPGRLRLIHANDSKDVVGARKDRHANIGDGHIGADPFGELFAHPATEGVPLILETPDRSAAEGFGHAADVARLKQLRAERSAARR; translated from the coding sequence GTGTCGCCGACCGCTCGCAACCCGATCGGCGCGCACGTCCCGGTCGCCGGGCGCGGCCTGGTCGGCACCGGGCTCGCCTACGCGGAGCAGATCGGCGGCGAGGCGGTGCAGGTCTTCGTCGCCAACCCGCGCGGCTGGGCCACCCCGGCCGGCAACCCCGCGCAGGACGAGGCGTTCCGCGCGGCCTGCGCCGAGCGCTCGATCCCCTCCTATGTGCACGCGCCCTACCTGATCAACTTCGGCTCGGACAGCCCCGCCACCCGCGAGCGCTCCACCGCCTCGCTGCGCCACTCGCTGCTGCGCGCCCACGCGATCGGCGCGCTGGGCGTCGTCGTGCACACCGGCTCAGCCGTCGGCAGCGCGCCGGACGGCGGCTCGCGCTACGCCGAGGCGATGGCCCAGGTCCGCGCGGACGTCCGCCCGCTGCTGGACGAACTGGACGCGCTCGGCGCCGACGCGCCCTGGCTGCTGCTGGAGCCCACCGCCGGGCAGGGCCGCTCGCTCTGCTCGCGGATGGAGGACCTCGCCGCGTACGCCGAGGCCCTGGACCGCCACCCGCGGGTCGGCGTCTGCCTGGACACCTGCCATGCCTTCGCCGCCGGGCACGACCTGGCCGCCCCCGGCGGGGTCGCGGCCGCGCTGGACGCGCTGGAGGCCTCGATGGGCCCCGGCCGGCTGCGGCTGATCCACGCCAACGACTCCAAGGACGTGGTCGGCGCCCGCAAGGACCGGCACGCCAACATCGGCGACGGCCACATCGGCGCGGACCCCTTCGGCGAGCTCTTCGCCCACCCCGCCACCGAGGGCGTGCCGCTGATCCTGGAAACCCCCGACCGCAGCGCCGCCGAGGGCTTCGGCCACGCCGCCGACGTGGCCCGCCTGAAGCAGCTGCGGGCCGAGCGGAGCGCCGCCCGGAGGTGA
- a CDS encoding NADP-dependent oxidoreductase, translating into MTENAITVQQTTRPHGFPTSKDFAFVESAIPDPVVGTALVENLYWSVDPYHREMMDDVPGGFALHTPLEGRTLGRVVASRTPELTEGEIVFHRQGWRTHSVVRPEEIRKLPRFDGVPLTAYLSVLGGTGLTAYVGLTRIARLREGDDLFVSAAAGGVGTATGRFARLMGAGRLVGSAGSAAKVDHLTREVGYDAAFDYHDGLAAELLAKAAPDGIDVFVDNVGGEQLAAAVGALREFGCIVRIGTISRYNTPDAPPPHFNYSDIVEKSLRMEGFLVSNYRDLQDELYEFAVPHLQSGRLALDQTVVDGFEHIVDAFLGMLKGENTGKIIVRGHA; encoded by the coding sequence ATGACCGAGAACGCGATCACCGTCCAGCAGACCACCCGCCCCCACGGCTTCCCCACCAGCAAGGATTTCGCCTTCGTCGAGTCCGCGATTCCCGATCCTGTGGTCGGCACCGCGCTCGTGGAGAACCTCTACTGGTCCGTCGACCCGTACCACCGCGAGATGATGGACGACGTGCCCGGCGGCTTCGCGCTCCACACACCGCTCGAGGGCCGGACCCTGGGGCGCGTCGTCGCCTCGCGGACGCCGGAGCTGACCGAGGGCGAAATCGTGTTCCACCGGCAGGGCTGGCGCACGCACTCCGTGGTCCGACCCGAGGAGATCCGCAAACTCCCCCGCTTCGACGGGGTCCCCCTGACGGCCTACCTGAGCGTCCTCGGCGGCACCGGACTGACCGCCTACGTGGGCCTCACCCGCATCGCCCGGCTGCGCGAGGGCGACGACCTCTTCGTCTCCGCCGCGGCCGGCGGCGTCGGCACGGCCACCGGCCGGTTCGCCCGGCTGATGGGCGCCGGCCGGCTGGTGGGCAGCGCGGGCTCGGCGGCCAAGGTCGACCACCTGACCCGGGAGGTGGGGTACGACGCCGCGTTCGACTACCACGACGGCCTCGCCGCTGAACTGCTCGCCAAGGCTGCACCGGACGGCATCGACGTCTTCGTCGACAACGTCGGCGGCGAGCAACTGGCCGCCGCGGTGGGCGCACTGCGCGAGTTCGGGTGCATCGTCCGGATCGGCACCATCAGCCGATACAACACCCCGGACGCGCCCCCGCCGCACTTCAACTACTCGGACATCGTCGAGAAGAGCCTCCGCATGGAGGGCTTCCTGGTCAGCAATTACCGCGACCTGCAGGACGAGCTGTACGAGTTCGCGGTCCCCCATCTGCAGAGCGGCCGGCTCGCGCTGGACCAGACGGTGGTGGACGGGTTCGAGCACATCGTGGACGCGTTCCTGGGCATGCTGAAGGGCGAGAACACCGGAAAGATCATCGTGCGGGGCCACGCATAG
- a CDS encoding LysR family transcriptional regulator: MARTTDTDLAPHELRVLVAVADAGGFSAGAEALGLTQSAVSHSVRGSERKIGTVLFERGRSGARPTPAGEKAVAHARRILRLLDVLVAEARGAARSEATQGPEGPLRIAAFRSTALHLLPPVLQRLHARYPGIEPQVRIVRELGRGTAGEVTDGRADLAIATLDGAQLPAGLVASGLFEESYSLVHPAGHPAPRSLPLVDWAENCGSYTRAWWGAQDWIPRATIEAEDDGAVLSLVSGGHGMAIMPALSLVGAPDSIEITDLGPERPTRRVGYVTAPELAGSAVVRALVRELRAADSAI, translated from the coding sequence GTGGCCCGCACGACCGACACCGATCTCGCACCGCACGAACTGCGCGTCCTGGTGGCGGTCGCGGACGCCGGCGGCTTCTCTGCCGGGGCCGAGGCGCTCGGCCTGACACAGTCCGCGGTCTCCCACTCGGTGCGCGGCAGCGAGCGCAAGATCGGCACCGTTCTGTTCGAACGCGGCCGCAGCGGTGCCAGACCCACTCCGGCGGGCGAGAAGGCTGTGGCGCATGCGCGCCGCATCCTGCGCCTGCTGGACGTGCTCGTCGCCGAGGCGCGGGGAGCCGCCCGGTCCGAGGCGACGCAGGGGCCGGAGGGCCCGCTGCGGATCGCCGCCTTCCGCAGCACCGCACTGCACCTGCTGCCGCCGGTCCTGCAGCGGCTGCACGCGCGGTATCCCGGGATCGAGCCGCAGGTGCGGATCGTCCGCGAGCTCGGGCGCGGCACGGCGGGCGAGGTGACCGACGGGAGGGCGGATCTCGCCATCGCCACCTTGGACGGAGCGCAGCTGCCGGCGGGGCTGGTGGCGAGCGGACTCTTCGAGGAGAGCTACTCCCTGGTGCATCCGGCCGGACACCCGGCTCCGCGCTCGCTGCCGCTCGTCGATTGGGCCGAGAACTGCGGCTCGTACACCCGCGCCTGGTGGGGCGCGCAGGACTGGATCCCCAGGGCCACGATCGAGGCCGAGGACGACGGAGCAGTGCTCTCGCTTGTGAGCGGGGGGCACGGAATGGCGATCATGCCCGCACTCTCCCTGGTCGGAGCACCGGACTCAATCGAGATCACCGATCTCGGTCCGGAGCGCCCGACGCGCCGCGTCGGCTACGTGACCGCACCGGAGCTCGCCGGCTCCGCCGTCGTGCGCGCTCTGGTACGGGAGCTGCGGGCCGCCGACTCCGCCATCTGA
- a CDS encoding nucleobase:cation symporter-2 family protein — MSRQNTASTASAASQAGTPALHPVDEMLPAGKMTAVALQHVASMYAGVAAPPLIIGGAAGLTPAQLTTLLAANLFIAGVATLLQTLGFWKVGSRLPFVNGVSFATVSPILAVIAAKQGAALPLIFGSTIVAGLCCFLFAPVFCRLVRYFPPVVSGTVITLIGVSLLPVAGNWAQGGNAHAPGYGSLANLGLAGLTLLSVLLFNRFLTGFLQRISILFGLLVGTLAAIPLGRVDFHALRSLPVFELPHPFAFGAPKFEIASIVAMLVVMVVSMTESTADMIALGEVVERPVDDRTIAGGLRADGLATAFGGVFNGFICSAFAQNIGLVALTKIRSRFVVALSGGFLILMGLMPVVGGLVSLVPQPVLGGAGVVLFGSVAVAGVRTLGKADLSAGSNAVIVAVSLAFGIFPIAYPDFYHALPQQLATVLSSGISAGCLLAVTLNLLFNHLGRGREIPPAHVPEEQITALGRVEQLSEQA, encoded by the coding sequence ATGAGTCGACAGAACACCGCGAGCACCGCGAGCGCCGCGTCGCAAGCCGGTACGCCGGCGCTGCACCCCGTGGACGAGATGCTGCCGGCCGGCAAGATGACCGCCGTCGCGTTGCAGCACGTGGCCAGCATGTACGCCGGAGTCGCCGCGCCGCCGCTGATCATCGGCGGCGCGGCGGGTCTGACTCCGGCCCAGCTGACGACGCTGCTCGCGGCCAACCTCTTCATCGCGGGGGTTGCCACGCTGCTCCAGACGCTGGGCTTCTGGAAGGTGGGCTCGCGGCTGCCGTTCGTCAACGGCGTCTCGTTCGCCACCGTCTCGCCGATCCTGGCGGTGATCGCGGCCAAGCAGGGCGCCGCGCTGCCGCTGATCTTCGGCTCGACCATCGTCGCCGGCCTGTGCTGCTTCCTGTTCGCTCCGGTCTTCTGTCGACTCGTCAGATACTTCCCGCCCGTGGTCAGTGGCACGGTGATCACCCTGATCGGCGTCTCGCTGCTGCCGGTCGCGGGCAACTGGGCGCAGGGCGGCAACGCCCACGCGCCCGGCTACGGCTCACTGGCGAACCTCGGCCTGGCCGGGCTGACGCTGCTCTCCGTGCTGCTCTTCAACCGCTTCCTCACCGGCTTCCTGCAGCGGATCTCGATCCTCTTCGGCCTGCTGGTCGGCACCCTGGCGGCGATCCCGCTCGGCCGGGTCGACTTCCACGCGCTGCGCAGCCTGCCGGTCTTCGAGCTGCCGCACCCGTTCGCCTTCGGCGCCCCGAAGTTCGAGATCGCCTCGATCGTGGCGATGCTGGTGGTGATGGTGGTCTCGATGACCGAGTCCACCGCCGACATGATCGCGCTCGGCGAGGTGGTCGAACGCCCGGTCGACGACCGGACCATCGCCGGGGGCTTGCGCGCGGACGGCCTGGCGACGGCCTTCGGCGGTGTCTTCAACGGCTTCATCTGCTCGGCCTTCGCGCAGAACATCGGCCTGGTCGCGCTGACGAAGATCCGCAGCCGCTTCGTGGTCGCGCTCAGCGGCGGCTTCCTGATCCTGATGGGACTGATGCCGGTGGTCGGCGGCCTCGTCTCGCTGGTCCCGCAGCCGGTCCTCGGCGGCGCGGGCGTGGTGCTCTTCGGCTCGGTGGCCGTCGCGGGCGTCCGTACGCTGGGCAAGGCCGACCTGAGCGCCGGGTCCAACGCGGTCATCGTGGCCGTCAGCCTGGCCTTCGGCATCTTCCCGATCGCCTACCCCGACTTCTACCATGCCCTCCCGCAGCAGCTCGCGACCGTCCTCAGCTCCGGCATCTCGGCCGGCTGCCTGCTGGCCGTCACCCTCAACCTGCTCTTCAACCACCTCGGCCGCGGCCGCGAGATCCCCCCGGCGCACGTGCCGGAGGAGCAGATCACGGCACTCGGCCGGGTCGAGCAACTGAGCGAGCAGGCCTAG
- the trpS gene encoding tryptophan--tRNA ligase, producing MSSFPMSPTSVPRVLTGDRPTGPLHLGHYFGTLQNRVRLQAEGAELFVVIPDYQVLTDRDVADRLALHVEELVVDYLAVGLDPERTVIFTHSAVPALNQLLLPFLGLVSVAELQRNPTVKDEITHSRQSAVSGLMLTYPVHQAADILFCKAQLVPVGQDQLPHLEATRTIARRFNARFAPEGSPIFPEPRALLSQAPLLLGTDGDKMSKSRGNAIALGASEDETARLIRGAVTDGERRISYDPVGRPEISSLLQLAALCRQSDPHTVAAEIGDGGASRLKSVVTEAVNEYLRPIRARRAAFAEDRGYLRKVLARGNARAVEIADATLAEVLEAMGMRY from the coding sequence ATGAGCAGCTTCCCGATGAGCCCCACCAGCGTTCCGCGCGTACTGACCGGCGACCGCCCGACCGGTCCGCTGCACCTCGGCCACTACTTCGGCACCCTGCAGAACCGGGTCCGCCTGCAGGCCGAGGGCGCCGAGCTGTTCGTGGTGATCCCCGACTACCAGGTGCTCACCGATCGAGACGTGGCCGACCGACTCGCGTTGCACGTCGAGGAGTTGGTGGTCGACTACCTGGCCGTCGGGCTCGACCCCGAACGCACCGTGATCTTCACGCACAGTGCGGTGCCGGCCCTGAACCAACTGCTGCTGCCCTTCCTCGGCCTGGTCAGCGTGGCCGAGTTGCAGCGCAACCCGACGGTCAAGGATGAGATCACGCACTCCCGGCAGTCGGCGGTGAGCGGTCTGATGCTCACCTACCCGGTGCACCAGGCGGCCGACATCCTGTTCTGCAAAGCCCAGTTGGTGCCGGTCGGGCAGGACCAGCTGCCGCACCTGGAGGCCACCCGGACCATCGCGCGCCGCTTCAACGCCCGCTTCGCGCCGGAGGGTTCGCCGATCTTCCCGGAGCCGCGCGCACTGCTCTCGCAGGCCCCACTGCTGCTCGGCACGGACGGCGACAAGATGAGCAAGAGCCGCGGCAATGCCATCGCGCTCGGCGCGAGCGAGGACGAGACGGCGCGGCTGATCCGCGGCGCCGTCACCGACGGCGAGCGTCGGATCAGTTACGACCCGGTGGGCCGTCCCGAGATCTCCAGCCTGCTCCAACTCGCGGCGCTCTGCCGGCAGTCGGACCCGCATACGGTGGCAGCCGAGATCGGCGACGGCGGGGCGAGCCGACTCAAGAGCGTGGTCACCGAGGCGGTCAACGAGTACCTGCGCCCGATCCGGGCCCGGCGCGCCGCGTTCGCCGAGGACCGCGGTTACCTTCGCAAGGTGCTGGCCCGGGGCAACGCGCGGGCCGTGGAGATCGCGGATGCGACGCTGGCCGAGGTGCTGGAGGCGATGGGGATGCGCTACTGA
- a CDS encoding metallophosphoesterase family protein, which produces MENASNAPFDTPATPADGTPDSAEAGGLSRRTALRLAGVGGALTAVPLLAAAPDAAADTPAPSAQNSPLLLTRPEALGAPPVEGLHLTFGADPARAMTASWSTDSPVRHPHVQFGTLDGGFGRSVNAETRTYTDGASGRTVYTHHARLQNLSPDTAYTYAALHDGGRPDAGTFRTAPHGRHPFTFTSFGDQAVPDTTWQPDGKGGYTVVPSGIASPASADIVAGIEQVDPLFHLLNGDLCYANISPDRLRTWQGFFANNTRSARYRAWMPAAGNHENEKGNGPIGFSSFQTRFDLPGNGGDAEFAGLWYSFTVGSVHVVVLQNDDVAYQDAGDAYVHGYSGGAQQRWLEQDLRKARADRSIDWVVVCMHQVVISSSDANGADRGVREQWGPLFDRYQVDLVVCGHEHNYERSLAVRGTVSGSETLTPNPVSTATDVIDTSQGTVHMVLGGGGTSSPTNEKFFAPAKAKVITGVGPVASTGKRPPVYVYEDAPWVGVRDQDHSYGFAAFTVDPGTGPGATTSIHVTYYTVAQPDGAISPLETFVLHRRRSDGH; this is translated from the coding sequence ATGGAGAATGCCTCCAATGCCCCGTTTGACACCCCTGCCACCCCGGCGGACGGCACCCCCGACTCCGCCGAGGCGGGCGGTCTGAGCCGCCGTACGGCCCTGCGGCTCGCCGGAGTCGGCGGAGCGCTGACGGCGGTGCCGCTGCTCGCCGCCGCCCCGGACGCGGCGGCCGACACCCCGGCTCCGTCTGCACAGAACTCGCCGCTGCTGCTCACCCGGCCCGAGGCGCTGGGCGCCCCGCCGGTCGAGGGCCTGCACCTGACCTTCGGCGCCGACCCGGCCCGTGCGATGACGGCCTCCTGGAGCACGGACAGCCCGGTGCGCCACCCGCACGTCCAATTCGGCACGCTGGACGGCGGGTTCGGGCGCAGCGTGAACGCCGAGACGCGCACCTACACCGACGGCGCCAGCGGCCGCACGGTCTACACCCACCACGCCCGGCTGCAGAACCTCAGCCCGGACACCGCCTACACCTACGCCGCGCTGCACGACGGCGGCCGCCCGGACGCGGGCACCTTCCGCACCGCGCCGCACGGCCGGCACCCGTTCACCTTCACCAGCTTCGGCGACCAGGCCGTGCCGGACACCACCTGGCAGCCCGACGGCAAGGGCGGCTACACCGTCGTCCCCAGTGGCATCGCCTCGCCGGCCTCGGCGGACATCGTGGCGGGCATCGAGCAGGTCGACCCGCTGTTCCACCTGCTCAACGGCGACCTCTGCTACGCCAACATCAGCCCCGACCGGCTGCGCACCTGGCAGGGCTTCTTCGCCAACAACACCCGCTCGGCCCGCTACCGCGCATGGATGCCGGCGGCCGGCAACCACGAGAACGAGAAGGGCAACGGCCCGATCGGCTTCTCGTCCTTCCAGACCCGCTTCGACCTGCCCGGCAACGGCGGCGACGCCGAATTCGCCGGCCTCTGGTACTCGTTCACCGTCGGCTCGGTGCACGTCGTGGTGCTGCAGAACGACGACGTCGCCTACCAGGACGCCGGTGACGCCTATGTGCACGGCTACAGCGGCGGAGCCCAACAGCGTTGGCTGGAGCAGGACTTGCGCAAGGCGCGGGCCGACAGGTCGATCGACTGGGTGGTGGTCTGCATGCATCAAGTGGTGATCAGCTCCTCCGACGCCAACGGCGCCGACCGCGGCGTGCGCGAGCAGTGGGGGCCGCTCTTCGACCGCTACCAGGTCGATCTGGTGGTCTGCGGCCATGAGCACAACTACGAGCGCTCGCTGGCCGTTCGCGGCACCGTGTCGGGCTCGGAGACCCTGACGCCCAACCCGGTCTCCACCGCGACCGACGTGATAGACACCTCGCAGGGCACCGTGCACATGGTGCTCGGCGGCGGCGGGACCTCCTCCCCGACCAACGAGAAGTTCTTCGCGCCGGCCAAGGCCAAGGTGATCACCGGCGTCGGCCCGGTGGCGAGCACCGGCAAGCGCCCGCCGGTCTACGTCTACGAGGATGCCCCGTGGGTGGGCGTGCGCGACCAGGACCACTCGTACGGCTTCGCGGCCTTCACCGTCGACCCGGGCACCGGCCCCGGCGCGACCACCAGCATCCACGTCACCTACTACACGGTTGCTCAACCCGACGGCGCCATCAGCCCGTTGGAGACCTTCGTGCTGCACCGCCGGCGCTCCGACGGCCACTGA